The genomic interval ggaaacacttttgttttttcaatgatcgtcgcaaaaaattgttcttccttgaatatggatggtaccatggtattgggttgtgaaggggtgttaaacagagctgcaatgcagcccataaaaaattagtagaacggtgaaataaagagtaaactagaatgttttcgagtaaaattatttaaaaatagttctaatgtgtttttaaagtcatctagtaaaaatcttatggtgctgaggtggaaaaaatatttattcatgaaagaaaattttttttaatgaataataacagtagctatatatatgaaaatatttaagatattgttgatgacaatagctcattattaaattaatattcagtttggtcgcttttaaacttcgatatgagatctgtatttgttcgaatttttccggattttccattttttacaactaaagtttgcaactacaaacttggaaaaaaaataaaatacgtatcattacaattaatattattcttaatttatattaattagagattttgtacacaagatttacatgttagttacatatttcatatacaacaattaagctgtacgttctaatcctggttaaaaaaataatgtgcgttcagttttatgctaaaagactgaccggttctgtcccaggaaagactgatcggttctgtgccatgctaaaagactgaccggttctgttccaggaaagactgaccggttctgtgccatgctaaggctgagcagatgtcagcactatatcgggaacgccgaaaacccgggcgtgagcactctcattcctctctgatattaccaaatatctaataatcataatctcgtcagctcatgaccagcccacactagattgaaccttcctctttcgaatgagccctttacgtGGGATGTGATAATGCTGATGTAGACATGGAtaaaggagagaggatgggaacaGGTAAGGAGCAGGCTGCCAAGAGGGTATGATTGGGAAGTGCAGTGGGCAAGGTGTGAGGAAAAGATGGGAAGGACAAGTGGGGATATGTTAATGGGAATAAGGAAGGAGATTGAGATGGAGAGGGGAGAAGTGAGAGGAAGGCATGGAGTGACGGTAATAAAGATGAAAATAGGGGATGGTGGAGGGTAATCGGGGTATATGTAAATGGTGACTTGCCGAGTAAGTTGGAGGAACTGGGAGACTGGATAGAAGGGAGAAAAAAAGGTGTAAGGGTGATtatagggggggacttcaatgcAAGGATGggtcgagaagggggtgagatAGGAGAGGAAGAAGAGGGAAAAGGAAAAGGGAGCAGGAGATCCAAAGATAGATATACAAAGGAAAGTCATGCGTTTTTATAAAAACTGTTACTTTTCGAAAACTGTGCATGATTTTAGAATTCGATTTTAGAATGAgaaagtctataagaatcacctagcaaatattgcaaaatatggAAAGTGCTTTAATTTGTAGGACTTTGTAATTATCGGTAATTATTGATAGTTGATAGTCCAACTATTGGAAGCTATCAGGTGTTGACTATTGATATTTTTCTATCactagtttgaataaatccctATCGCGTTATTATTAGAAACAACGTAAATCGGGAGAGCGTAAATTGAGGAATGACTGAATCTTGGAGCTTAGTTCTATATCACTATATTTTCACCTAGCTATCGCAAAAATTGGAGTAATTGATATATACAGTTTTGCAAATTGTTttccataataattatttaaaaaatttcaatataaagaaattattgctctaattttatttttctctgctTCTTACACTTCTTAATAATCggtatatatttttacaaaaagaCGTCAGCGTGACTTAGGTGGTCCACGGATTTCATGCCAAAACGCCAATATTGATTCACGTTTTTGCCATAGATTTGCGCTACCCCACGCTTGCCAAAACCTATAATAATGTGAAAGAATATTCACACTTAAAAAAGTAAAATGTTTTACAATTTCTTACACTTACATGCCAAATAACACTCCACCCAGGTGAGCTGCATGATCAACGAATTGCCAACGACAAAGGGCACCCATTATATCAAATCCCATTAGGCATTTGATTGCCTATTTAAAGGTATTTACAATGATAAAGATAATAATTGTCTATACATTGAATTtggataattaaattaaaattattagcgtACCGTACTGGCTGCAAATTTATACATTGGAAGAAAAATAATAGTAAGATATATGTCTGGAAACTGGGTACATGTATATCCAAGAATACCCATTATTGCTCCTGACTGTATCATAAATAATCATTATTACAGAAAATGTTAGACAATAACTGCATTGTATGTACTCACAGCTCCCAAGGAAGGACCACGTAAGCCGAGTGCAGCTTTGTACACATTACTCGTAAAGCTAGACACCACTGCACTAATCAAATAAAGTGCCACAAACTGTTCTTTACCCAAAGCTGATACAGCCAAGGAACTAAAGCTGTGTAATACATACAGATTACCAGCTAAATGTATAAATGAACTATGGGAAAATGAAGACAGCAGCATTGGCCAACATATGATACCTTAaccaaaattataaaatttaataaatttctttaaCTACGTTGCACTACTTTCGCAATATTTATATGTTACTTACGAGATTCAGGATTGGTACAAAAGTATTTCAACATGACTGTCTGTAATTTAGGAATCCGCCATGCTAGAAACactaaaatatttagaaaacatATAGGAGCAAATACTTTTTCTCCATCTGACAAATTCTTCCACCAAATTTCCATGTCGTGTCTCCATCCTACTTTCTGGATATAAGTAATGttttaataatacataataGCTATGATCATTTATGTATATGTTTTTTCATACGAACATGTATTCCCAATTGTTCATAACGGTTGATTAATCTATAGGTTCTTCCCCTGTAACTTTCATAGCCCCAAATAGTAGCAGCAATAAGAGTTGTTCCACTAAACTGACATGATGAAAACGGTGAAACTTATGacacaagaaaaataaaatatgcttgaattattttaa from Halictus rubicundus isolate RS-2024b chromosome 2, iyHalRubi1_principal, whole genome shotgun sequence carries:
- the Rho-7 gene encoding rhomboid family intramembrane serine protease rho-7 gives rise to the protein MAVRPFLYLGDNACKCIFTSMQLKPKLYTSTVYNQIRHFKKFRGNERRKIYWRNETFEESHVPLSKLWKPFTFTIMFSGTTLIAATIWGYESYRGRTYRLINRYEQLGIHKVGWRHDMEIWWKNLSDGEKVFAPICFLNILVFLAWRIPKLQTVMLKYFCTNPESRIICWPMLLSSFSHSSFIHLAGNLYVLHSFSSLAVSALGKEQFVALYLISAVVSSFTSNVYKAALGLRGPSLGASGAIMGILGYTCTQFPDIYLTIIFLPMYKFAASTAIKCLMGFDIMGALCRWQFVDHAAHLGGVLFGMFWQAWGSANLWQKRESILAFWHEIRGPPKSR